The DNA segment ACTTCATCACCCGCCCCAGCAACAGGTAGCGCGTCAGGGCCACGGTGCTGAGGAAGCCCAGCAGGCTCAGGACCAGCGCGGCGTCCAGCATCACGATCAGTTTTGTTTTGACGGCGATCAACGCGATCAGCACCACCAGATTGACGCTCAGGAAGTCAAAGGCCATGATCCGGTCCCCCCAACTGGGGCCGCGTAGCACTCGCACCGTGACCAGCAGGACCGACAGCGTGACGATGCCTAGGGCCAGATTGATGATCATGCGTTTTCCTCCAGGACAGCGGGATCGGCGGCAGCACCCTGACCGTACAGCGGCAGCAGGGCGTCCTCCACTTTTTTGAGGCTGGCACGGGCCGCCCGTGGATTTTCCGCACCGATGACATGCGCGTACAGCACGCTGCGCTCGGGATTAAAGCCCATCGCCACCGAGCCGGGCATCAGGGTAATCGTGGCCGCCAAGACGGTTTGCCCGTTGTCGCCACGCAGACGCAGCGGGTAGGCGATGATCATGGGGTGCAGCGGCGGGTGCGGACGCAAGGCCCACAGCGCCACCTGAATGTTGGCCACCGTCAGCTCGCGGACGAAGAAAAATACGAAGCGCACCAGAGCCAGCGCCCGCCCCACGTAATTGCCCGTCCCCAGCGACAACGGAAAGATGCTCAGGATGGCAAAACCCAGCAGCATCCCGATCGCCAGTTCGCGCAGGCTAAACTCGCCCACGAACAGTGTCCAGACGATGGCCAGCAGGATATTGAGAGAGACGCCCCTCATGGTGTTCCCTCCGGTTCCTGCACGTCGTCGCCTTTCGGGCGGGCAGGCAGCTCCAGCGGCTGATCGCCCAGCACGCCCAGGATGTAGGAGCCGTTGCTGCCCAGCTCGTCGGCAGTGCCACGCGCATAGCCCAGCAGAGGTCCGGCAAAGACCGCCAGCGCCACCACCAGCGCTGAGGCCAGATAGGCGGGCAAACGTTCGGGCCAGCGCACCCGGCGCACTGGTTCCTCGCGCAGGTGGCGGCCCCAGAAAAAGCCGCTCCAGACCCGCAGCAGCGCGTACAACGTGAGCAGACTGCTGATCAGGGCGCTGGCCGTGGCGACATAAGCCAGCACAGTGCCGCCCTCCAGCCCGGCGCGGATCAGATCAAACTTCACCACGAAGCCCGCGCTGGGCGGCAGACCCGCCACTGTCAGGGCGCAGAACAGGAAACAGGCGGCCAGCAGCGGCAGGAATTCAATGAAGCCGCGCGCCCGCACCAGTCGGGTTCCACTGGCGCGTTCCGCGACGGCGGCGATCAGGAACATCGCCAGGGTCACCACGACGCTGACCGCCAGATACGCCAGACTGGCCCGCAGGGCGTCCGGTGAGTCCAGGCCCAGCCCGAAGGCCAGATAGCCCACCGAACCCACCACCGTGAATGACAGGATGCGCCGCCACTCGCGCTGGCTGACCGCGCCCAGCGCGCCGTACAGCATGGTCACGGCCCCCAGCACCAGCAGCAGCGTGTTGGGCAACTCTGGGTCCTGATTGAATACGGTGGTGAAGACGCGGATCAAGGCGTACAGCCCCACCTTGGTCAGCACCGCCCCAAAGAATGCGCCCGTGGCAGGAGGCACTGCCGGATACGTGCCGGGCAGCCAGAAGCCCAGCGGAAACAGCGCGCCCTTGGCCGCGAACACGATCAGCAGCAGCACGCCCACGGCGGTGACGGTGGTGTTCGGCCCCAGCGCAGCGCTGCGCTGTGCCAGATGCGCGAAATTCAGCGTGCCCAGCGTGCCGTAGGCCAGCCCGCACGCGACCACCAGCAGCGCCGAGGCCGACAGGTTCATGACGATGTAGCGGAAACCCTCGCGCAGTTGCTCGCGGGTGGACCCCAGCACGGTCAGGGCGTAGCTGGCCACCAGCATGACCTCAAAAGCCACGAACAGGTTGAACAGATCGCCGGTTAAAAAGGACAGTTGCACGCCCGTGAACAGGAAAGAGGTCAGGGCAAACGAATGGTGCTTTTCTCGCACCGGGTCCGGCTGCGCGGCCATCAGCCAGACGGTGAAGACGCCGCACAACGCGGCCAGCACGCTCATGAAGGACCCCAGACGGTCTGCGGACATCACGATGCCGAACGGCGCTTTCCAGCCGCCCAGTTCGCTGACCAGCACCCCGCCCAATGTTGCGTTCATCAGCAGTAGCGCGAAGATCAGCGTGAGCAGGGACGAGGCCAGGGCCAGCGACACCCGCCACCTGCGCCGCATGGGAATCAGCAACAACAGCCCCAGCCCCAGCGGGGTCAGAATCGGCGCGAGGGGCAGGGCGGAGGTGACAACCCCGGTGAGTTCAGAATTCATCTCGTGATCCTTCGCAGGCGCTCAAGCTCGGCCATCTGTATCTCTGTTTCATCGGTGTGGTCCGTTTCTGGCGTATCGGGGCTGAGGTGTTCGGGATCGGCGTGCTGGCCGTCCGGGGCGTCGGGATTGCGGGCCAGATTGTCGCCGAAAGCCGCCACGTCGTCGTGACCGGCCACCTGATAGGCCCGCAGCGCCACGGTCAGCAGCAGCGCCGTGGTGCCGAATCCGATCACGATGGCGGTCAGCACCAGCGCCTGCGGCAGCGGGTCCACATACGGCCCTTCCAATGTCAGCAGCGGCGGCGATTCCTGCCGCAGCCCCGACACGGTCAGGATCGCCAGATTGACCCCATAGGCAATAAAGGCCAGCCCCAGCACCACCCGGATAATGGTGCGCGACAGCATCAGGAAGACGCCCGCCGCCACAAGCAGGCCGATCAGGACGGCGAAGAGGGTTTCCATTAGTGGGCCGCCCGTGGGGAGGGTTGAGGGTGGATGGTTAATGGCTTGGAAGACCTAGAGACCCGGTCAAATGATCTAAAAATCAAACCGTCAAACCGCAAAACGACAGGACAAAACACACGCGTTCCAGCGATTAGACCGTTGGCCCATTTGACCGTTTGACCCCTGCGCCTCACGAATCCCCCTCCACCAGTTCCGTCGGATCAACCTCAATCAGGGCGTAGGCCAGGGCAAGCCCCGCGCCCACCACCACCAGAAACACGCCCAGGTCAAACAACAGTGCGGTGGCCCATTCAAATTCGCCAGTCAGGGCCGTGGTGAGGTAGCCGTAATCGGATTTCAGGAAGGGGCGGCCCAGCAGGTACGGGACCAGCCCGGTGGTGAAGGACAGGGCCAGCCCCCACGGAATGAACTTCACGGGGT comes from the Deinococcus sp. AJ005 genome and includes:
- a CDS encoding monovalent cation/H+ antiporter complex subunit F: MIINLALGIVTLSVLLVTVRVLRGPSWGDRIMAFDFLSVNLVVLIALIAVKTKLIVMLDAALVLSLLGFLSTVALTRYLLLGRVMK
- a CDS encoding Na+/H+ antiporter subunit E, translating into MRGVSLNILLAIVWTLFVGEFSLRELAIGMLLGFAILSIFPLSLGTGNYVGRALALVRFVFFFVRELTVANIQVALWALRPHPPLHPMIIAYPLRLRGDNGQTVLAATITLMPGSVAMGFNPERSVLYAHVIGAENPRAARASLKKVEDALLPLYGQGAAADPAVLEENA
- a CDS encoding proton-conducting transporter membrane subunit is translated as MNSELTGVVTSALPLAPILTPLGLGLLLLIPMRRRWRVSLALASSLLTLIFALLLMNATLGGVLVSELGGWKAPFGIVMSADRLGSFMSVLAALCGVFTVWLMAAQPDPVREKHHSFALTSFLFTGVQLSFLTGDLFNLFVAFEVMLVASYALTVLGSTREQLREGFRYIVMNLSASALLVVACGLAYGTLGTLNFAHLAQRSAALGPNTTVTAVGVLLLIVFAAKGALFPLGFWLPGTYPAVPPATGAFFGAVLTKVGLYALIRVFTTVFNQDPELPNTLLLVLGAVTMLYGALGAVSQREWRRILSFTVVGSVGYLAFGLGLDSPDALRASLAYLAVSVVVTLAMFLIAAVAERASGTRLVRARGFIEFLPLLAACFLFCALTVAGLPPSAGFVVKFDLIRAGLEGGTVLAYVATASALISSLLTLYALLRVWSGFFWGRHLREEPVRRVRWPERLPAYLASALVVALAVFAGPLLGYARGTADELGSNGSYILGVLGDQPLELPARPKGDDVQEPEGTP
- a CDS encoding Na+/H+ antiporter subunit C gives rise to the protein METLFAVLIGLLVAAGVFLMLSRTIIRVVLGLAFIAYGVNLAILTVSGLRQESPPLLTLEGPYVDPLPQALVLTAIVIGFGTTALLLTVALRAYQVAGHDDVAAFGDNLARNPDAPDGQHADPEHLSPDTPETDHTDETEIQMAELERLRRITR
- a CDS encoding Na(+)/H(+) antiporter subunit B, giving the protein MSPKRTPKKAVKTASAQPRPGDLLINDPILKTISRAAFALVMLFALLLLWRGHNAPGGGFIAGLMTVCALILHRIANGDSALRVDPVKFIPWGLALSFTTGLVPYLLGRPFLKSDYGYLTTALTGEFEWATALLFDLGVFLVVVGAGLALAYALIEVDPTELVEGDS